One genomic segment of Apostichopus japonicus isolate 1M-3 chromosome 23, ASM3797524v1, whole genome shotgun sequence includes these proteins:
- the LOC139964440 gene encoding carboxypeptidase D-like isoform X1 produces MAYLFTAMKLLKSFYLCFVLIGLLMNYGSGAQKIISLANYHDYEAMTSSLEMLHDIYPEMTHVYSIGKSVDGRSLWVIALSSSIPGDHVLLRPEVKYIGNMHGNEVVGREILLHFAESLLANYGKDDKVTRLLDNTRIHIMPSLNPDGFELSEEEECYGVVGRTNANGFDINRNFPDYFEETGFEIQKETQAVMDWLEKEHFVLSANFHGGALVANYPLDNLEPPKKELYRTLADFSPYSACSDDDVFRFLALTYSAAHGRMRKFNETTRYANFSAEYGFKEGITNGADWYAVSGGMQDYNYFQSGCFEITLEIGSCKYPHRDEIAQYWEENKDSLFEYLKQVHRGIKGVVTSHNDNSPIYDATVRVHDRTLPQRTTELGEFWLILLPGKYKIEIAKEGYHTVLQNVQVSHELYKTLRLDVQLRNCCMTLAPSISVLLIIFYITV; encoded by the exons ATGGCAT ATTTGTTTACCGCGATGAAGCTACTCAAATCGTTCTACCTCTGTTTTGTCCTCATCGGTCTCCTGATGAATTATGGATCCGGAGCTCAAAAAATAATCAGTCTTGCCAATTACCACGATTACGAAGCGATGACGTCATCTTTGGAAATGCTGCATGACATTTACCCAGAGATGACTCATGTTTATTCCATCGGCAAATCGGTGGATG GTCGTTCTTTGTGGGTGATTGCGTTATCAAGTTCTATTCCAGGGGATCATGTGCTGTTGCGACCAGAAGTCAAATACATCGGTAACATGCATGGAAATGAG GTGGTCGGCAGAGaaattttgctacattttgcTGAGAGCTTATTGGCCAACTACGGCAAGGACGACAAAGTCACACGTCTCCTTGACAACACCAGAATACACATCATGCCCTCCCTAAATCCAGATGGATTTGAACtatcagaagaagaagaatgctACGGGGTGGTAGGGAG AACAAACGCTAATGGATTCGATATAAACAGAAACTTTCCAGACTATTTTGAAGAAACCGGGTTTGAGATACAAAAGGAGACGCAGGCTGTCATGGATTGGTTAGAAAAGGAACATTTTGTTCTTTCCGCAAACTTTCATGGAGGTGCTCTTGTAGCTAATTATCCATTGGATAACTTGGAACCCC CTAAGAAGGAACTGTACCGGACACTTGCGGATTTCTCTCCATACAGCGCATGCTCAGATGATGACGTATTTCGATTCCTCGCGTTGACTTATAGTGCTGCACACGGCCGTATGAGAAAATTCAATGAGACGACCAGATACGCTAATTTTTCAGCTGAGTATGGCTTTAAGGAAGGGATAACGAATGGTGCCGACTGGTACGCAGTAAGTG GTGGCATGCAGGACTATAACTACTTCCAAAGTGGTTGCTTCGAAATAACTCTGGAAATAGGATCTTGCAAGTATCCACACCGAGACGAGATCGCTCAATATTGGGAAGAGAATAAAGACTCGTTGTTTGAATACTTGAAGCAAGTCCACAGAG GTATCAAAGGAGTCGTTACAAGTCACAACGATAATTCTCCCATCTATGATGCAACAGTGAGAGTACACGATCGGACACTTCCACAGAGGACCACAGAGTTAGGAGAATTTTGGTTGATATTATTGCCTGGAAAATATAAAATCGAG ATAGCAAAAGAAGGTTATCACACTGTGCTACAAAATGTCCAAGTTTCGCACGAACTGTACAAGACACTACGACTCGACGTTCAACTTCGGAACTGTTGTATGACTCTAGCGCCATCTATTTCTGTTTTGCTCATCATTTTCTACATAACAGTATAA
- the LOC139964440 gene encoding carboxypeptidase D-like isoform X2, which produces MKLLKSFYLCFVLIGLLMNYGSGAQKIISLANYHDYEAMTSSLEMLHDIYPEMTHVYSIGKSVDGRSLWVIALSSSIPGDHVLLRPEVKYIGNMHGNEVVGREILLHFAESLLANYGKDDKVTRLLDNTRIHIMPSLNPDGFELSEEEECYGVVGRTNANGFDINRNFPDYFEETGFEIQKETQAVMDWLEKEHFVLSANFHGGALVANYPLDNLEPPKKELYRTLADFSPYSACSDDDVFRFLALTYSAAHGRMRKFNETTRYANFSAEYGFKEGITNGADWYAVSGGMQDYNYFQSGCFEITLEIGSCKYPHRDEIAQYWEENKDSLFEYLKQVHRGIKGVVTSHNDNSPIYDATVRVHDRTLPQRTTELGEFWLILLPGKYKIEIAKEGYHTVLQNVQVSHELYKTLRLDVQLRNCCMTLAPSISVLLIIFYITV; this is translated from the exons ATGAAGCTACTCAAATCGTTCTACCTCTGTTTTGTCCTCATCGGTCTCCTGATGAATTATGGATCCGGAGCTCAAAAAATAATCAGTCTTGCCAATTACCACGATTACGAAGCGATGACGTCATCTTTGGAAATGCTGCATGACATTTACCCAGAGATGACTCATGTTTATTCCATCGGCAAATCGGTGGATG GTCGTTCTTTGTGGGTGATTGCGTTATCAAGTTCTATTCCAGGGGATCATGTGCTGTTGCGACCAGAAGTCAAATACATCGGTAACATGCATGGAAATGAG GTGGTCGGCAGAGaaattttgctacattttgcTGAGAGCTTATTGGCCAACTACGGCAAGGACGACAAAGTCACACGTCTCCTTGACAACACCAGAATACACATCATGCCCTCCCTAAATCCAGATGGATTTGAACtatcagaagaagaagaatgctACGGGGTGGTAGGGAG AACAAACGCTAATGGATTCGATATAAACAGAAACTTTCCAGACTATTTTGAAGAAACCGGGTTTGAGATACAAAAGGAGACGCAGGCTGTCATGGATTGGTTAGAAAAGGAACATTTTGTTCTTTCCGCAAACTTTCATGGAGGTGCTCTTGTAGCTAATTATCCATTGGATAACTTGGAACCCC CTAAGAAGGAACTGTACCGGACACTTGCGGATTTCTCTCCATACAGCGCATGCTCAGATGATGACGTATTTCGATTCCTCGCGTTGACTTATAGTGCTGCACACGGCCGTATGAGAAAATTCAATGAGACGACCAGATACGCTAATTTTTCAGCTGAGTATGGCTTTAAGGAAGGGATAACGAATGGTGCCGACTGGTACGCAGTAAGTG GTGGCATGCAGGACTATAACTACTTCCAAAGTGGTTGCTTCGAAATAACTCTGGAAATAGGATCTTGCAAGTATCCACACCGAGACGAGATCGCTCAATATTGGGAAGAGAATAAAGACTCGTTGTTTGAATACTTGAAGCAAGTCCACAGAG GTATCAAAGGAGTCGTTACAAGTCACAACGATAATTCTCCCATCTATGATGCAACAGTGAGAGTACACGATCGGACACTTCCACAGAGGACCACAGAGTTAGGAGAATTTTGGTTGATATTATTGCCTGGAAAATATAAAATCGAG ATAGCAAAAGAAGGTTATCACACTGTGCTACAAAATGTCCAAGTTTCGCACGAACTGTACAAGACACTACGACTCGACGTTCAACTTCGGAACTGTTGTATGACTCTAGCGCCATCTATTTCTGTTTTGCTCATCATTTTCTACATAACAGTATAA
- the LOC139964441 gene encoding carboxypeptidase D-like gives MVGQPSFATCLLSLILLATGSSAVPSIQHVYHNYTELTAALTDLNEAYPDLTDLYEIGKSGEGRSLWVIAIAGDSPGEHKELRPEVKYVGNIHGNEVIGREVLLQYAEYLLASYNTNDDVKKFLDFTRVHILPSMNPDGFEKSIEGQCSGLLGRYNTNGIDLNRDFPDYFQPDDEERQVETTAIMDWLKTEQFVLSANLHGGTLVANYPYDNMDPEKLAEYTSVLNDPSPYSACDDDDIFRFLSLTYAHNHLTMRNITANKCESDNPEAGFFEGVTNGADWYAVKGGMQDYNYIQEGCFEVTMEIACCKYPLTEELPQFWEDNKMALFEYQRQVHRGVKGLVKDAVTGLPLGGASVKVDNRIVTHNTTDLGEYWYLLLPDRYEVEVDLDGYIRQTKTVTVRAGLYSAQTVNFNLEMPSGGFINVPPSISFLSFLVILHKLI, from the exons ATGGTAGGTCAACCATCCTTTGCCACATGTTTGTTGTCGCTAATCTTGCTAGCCACGGGATCGAGTGCAGTGCCCTCTATTCAACATGTTTACCACAACTACACGGAACTCACCGCTGCCTTGACTGATTTAAACGAAGCCTATCCTGATTTGACCGACTTGTACGAAATTGGCAAGAGTGGAGAGG GTCGGTCCCTGTGGGTGATCGCCATAGCAGGAGACTCTCCCGGAGAACACAAAGAATTGAGACCAGAAGTTAAATATGTCGGCAATATTCACGGCAATGAG GTCATTGGTCGGGAAGTTTTATTACAATATGCGGAATATCTTTTGGCTAGTTATAACACCAACGATGACGTGAAAAAGTTCCTAGATTTCACCAGAGTTCACATCCTGCCGTCCATGAACCCAGATGGATTTGAAAAATCTATAGAAGGTCAATGCTCTGGTCTTCTGGGAAG ATACAACACCAATGGTATTGATCTCAATCGAGATTTTCCGGATTACTTCCAACCTGATGATGAAGAGAGACAAGTTGAGACGACCGCCATAATGGATTGGTTAAAGACTGAACAATTCGTTTTGTCAGCTAATTTACACGGTGGTACACTAGTAGCTAACTATCCATACGACAATATGGATCCAG AGAAACTAGCTGAGTATACTTCTGTTCTAAACGATCCCTCCCCGTATTCGGCATGTGACGATGACGACATATTCAGATTCCTGTCTCTGACGTACGCCCACAATCATCTCACGATGAGAAACATCACTGCAAATAAATGCGAATCAGATAACCCGGAAGCTGGTTTCTTTGAAGGTGTAACCAACGGTGCCGACTGGTATGCAGTCAAGG GCGGTATGCAAGATTATAATTATATCCAGGAAGGATGCTTTGAGGTAACCATGGAGATAGCTTGTTGCAAGTATCCCTTGACGGAAGAACTACCTCAATTCTGGGAAGATAATAAAATGGCTCTGTTCGAGTACCAGCGACAGGTCCACAGAGGCGTTAAGGGATTGGTCAAAGATGCCGTTACGGGCTTGCCCCTGGGCGGGGCCTCCGTTAAGGTCGATAATAGAATTGTGACGCATAACACTACTGACCTAGGGGAATATTGGTATCTTCTTCTGCCTGATCGATATGAAGTAGAG GTCGACCTGGATGGATATATCAGGCAAACTAAAACTGTGACAGTTAGAGCAGGTCTTTACAGTGCCCAAACTGTGAACTTTAACCTAGAGATGCCTTCCGGTGGATTCATAAATGTTCCTCCGTCAATCTCCTTCCTATCATTTCTTGTCATTTTGCATAAACTCATTTAG